In Aquimarina spinulae, a single window of DNA contains:
- the nosZ gene encoding Sec-dependent nitrous-oxide reductase gives MKQISKILFLTAVLSLIISSCANVNKDKKITDGALGSNAAEKVYVAPGEHDEFYAFVSGGFSGQLSVYGLPSGRLFKVIPVFSQDAEKAWGYNEETKPMLNTSYGFVPWDDAHHPDISQTNGEVDGRWVFINGNNTPRIAKIDLSTFETTEIIEVPNSAGNHSSSFVTENTEYVVAGTRFSVPVPQEDIAIKEYKGKFKGAVSFISVDPDHGNMEMAFQILLPGFNYDLAHPGRGASHGWFFFTTYNTEEANSLLEVNASQNDKDFIAAINWKKAEEYIKQGKFKTMPANYAHNVYDEKTHTATSTMKKEVKVLDPAECPGLVYFLPTPKSPHGCDVDPSGEYIVGNGKLSADLTVHSFSKMIKAIENKQFDGDAYGIPIIKFEDALAGVVSQAGLGPLHTEFDGKGNGYTTFFISSEVVKWKLGSWEVVDRKPTYYSVGHLMIPGGNSRKPFGKYALAMNKITKDRYLPTGPEVTQSAQLYDITGEKMELLLDFPTIGEPHYAAGITADLIKPRSKKIYKLEENEHKYAVKNNENVRVERDGKEVHVYMTMIRSHFTPDNIEGIKVGDKVYFHVTNLEQDYDVPHGVSMIGANTSELLIMPGQTETFVWEPKQVGVWPFYCTDFCSALHQEMQGYVRVSPASSNIELSWSLGED, from the coding sequence ATGAAACAAATATCTAAAATACTCTTTTTAACAGCAGTACTTAGTTTAATAATAAGTAGTTGTGCCAATGTTAATAAAGATAAAAAAATAACGGATGGAGCTTTGGGCTCTAATGCCGCAGAAAAAGTCTACGTCGCTCCCGGAGAGCATGATGAGTTTTATGCATTCGTCTCAGGAGGATTTAGCGGACAATTATCAGTATATGGACTTCCGTCAGGAAGACTATTTAAAGTAATTCCGGTTTTTTCACAAGATGCAGAAAAAGCCTGGGGATATAATGAAGAAACAAAACCAATGCTCAATACCTCTTATGGTTTTGTTCCTTGGGACGATGCTCACCACCCTGATATATCACAAACCAATGGAGAAGTCGATGGACGGTGGGTTTTTATTAACGGAAACAATACTCCAAGAATTGCAAAAATTGATCTAAGTACTTTTGAGACTACAGAAATAATTGAAGTACCTAATAGTGCCGGTAATCATAGTTCTTCTTTTGTAACAGAAAATACAGAGTATGTAGTAGCAGGAACTCGTTTTTCTGTGCCAGTACCACAGGAAGATATCGCTATCAAAGAATACAAAGGAAAATTTAAAGGAGCTGTATCTTTTATTAGTGTAGATCCTGATCATGGAAATATGGAAATGGCTTTTCAGATTTTACTGCCAGGTTTTAATTATGATCTAGCGCATCCAGGTAGAGGAGCTTCACATGGTTGGTTCTTTTTTACTACATATAATACAGAAGAAGCAAATTCTTTATTAGAAGTAAATGCATCTCAAAATGATAAAGACTTCATCGCTGCAATCAATTGGAAAAAAGCAGAAGAATATATTAAACAGGGAAAATTTAAGACGATGCCGGCTAATTATGCGCATAATGTATATGATGAGAAAACACATACGGCTACTTCTACAATGAAAAAAGAGGTAAAAGTATTAGATCCTGCAGAATGCCCAGGGTTGGTATACTTTTTACCAACACCAAAATCACCACATGGTTGTGATGTAGACCCGTCGGGAGAATATATCGTGGGTAATGGTAAACTTTCGGCCGACCTTACAGTGCACTCGTTTAGTAAGATGATTAAGGCTATCGAAAATAAACAGTTTGATGGTGATGCATACGGAATTCCGATTATTAAATTTGAAGATGCACTGGCAGGTGTTGTTTCTCAAGCTGGTCTAGGACCATTACATACCGAGTTTGATGGTAAAGGAAATGGATATACCACTTTCTTTATTTCTTCCGAAGTAGTAAAATGGAAACTAGGAAGTTGGGAAGTAGTAGATAGAAAACCTACGTACTATTCTGTAGGTCACTTGATGATTCCCGGAGGAAACTCTAGAAAACCATTTGGGAAATATGCACTGGCGATGAACAAGATAACCAAAGACCGTTATTTACCAACCGGACCAGAGGTTACGCAATCAGCACAGTTATATGATATCACAGGCGAAAAAATGGAATTACTATTAGATTTCCCAACTATTGGAGAGCCACATTATGCTGCCGGCATCACAGCAGATCTAATAAAACCTCGCTCTAAAAAGATCTATAAGTTAGAAGAAAACGAACATAAGTATGCTGTTAAAAATAATGAAAATGTAAGAGTAGAACGTGACGGAAAAGAAGTACACGTATATATGACTATGATTCGAAGCCATTTTACTCCAGATAATATAGAAGGGATTAAAGTAGGAGACAAGGTCTATTTTCATGTCACAAATTTAGAACAAGATTATGATGTGCCACATGGAGTGAGTATGATCGGAGCCAATACTTCTGAGCTGTTAATAATGCCTGGACAAACAGAAACTTTTGTTTGGGAACCTAAACAAGTAGGAGTATGGCCATTCTATTGTACCGATTTTTGTTCGGCATTACATCAAGAGATGCAAGGATATGTAAGGGTATCACCAGCATCATCTAATATAGAACTTTCTTGGTCTCTAGGAGAAGATTAA
- a CDS encoding nitrous oxide reductase accessory protein NosL, protein MKKHNVNNIVFFILMIVFFGSCNVQPETIHYGEDNCHYCRMTIVDKIHGAEIVTKKGKVFKFDAVECMVNYAAEIDKEEVSLYLSNHYDAPEELIDATQATFLISKNISSPMGAFLTSFENESSAKKVKSEKGGDVFTWEELLKHLKH, encoded by the coding sequence ATGAAAAAACATAACGTTAACAATATCGTCTTTTTTATTTTGATGATCGTGTTTTTTGGCTCATGTAATGTTCAACCAGAAACAATACACTATGGAGAGGATAATTGTCATTATTGTCGAATGACCATTGTCGATAAAATTCATGGAGCAGAGATTGTAACAAAAAAAGGCAAGGTGTTCAAGTTTGATGCTGTAGAATGTATGGTAAATTATGCTGCTGAGATAGATAAAGAAGAGGTGTCACTTTACCTTTCTAATCACTACGATGCTCCAGAAGAATTAATTGATGCGACACAAGCTACTTTTTTGATAAGTAAAAATATATCAAGTCCCATGGGAGCATTTTTAACTTCATTTGAGAATGAGTCGAGTGCAAAAAAAGTGAAATCTGAAAAAGGGGGAGATGTATTTACCTGGGAAGAACTTTTAAAACACCTAAAACATTAA